GAGTGGATGAGCTGGGACGCGGGCCGACGGATCGCGGTACTGCTGCGCTGGGCCGACGCGGTCGAGCAGCAGCGGGCCGAACTCGGCGAGACCGACACACGGAACATGGGCCGGGTGCTGCGCGAAGCGCTCGGGGACGGTGCGGCGAGCGCCCGGATGATCCGCTACTGGGCGGGCCAGGTGGACCGTATGACGGGTCACCAGGTACCGGCGAATTCCGGTCACCTGTCCTACACCACCCGTGAGCCGCTCGGCGTGATCGGCGTGATCATGCCGTGGAACGGCCCGGTCGGAAGTTTCTGCAGCCGCGTCGCGCCCGCGATAGCCTGCGGGAACGCCGCCGTCGTCAAGCCCAGTGAGATGTCCCCGCTCTCCGCCCTCCGGCTCGCTGCCCTGCTGTCCGAGGCGGGGGCACCCGAAGGCCTCGTCAATGTGGTCACCGGGGGCGGTGTCACCGGAGCGGCGGTGGCCGAGCACCCGGGCATCGGCGGCGTCACCTTCACGGGAAGCGTGCCCACAGGACGTCGTATCGCCCACGCGGCTGCCGAGACCTTCAAGAAAACCGTCCTCGAACTCGGCGGCAAGTCACCCAACATAGTCTTCGAGGACGCCGACCTCGACGCTGCGGGCCGCGGCGCCCTGTGGGGCGTGTTCAACAACGCCGGCCAGGTGTGTGTCGCGGGTACCCGTCTTCTGGTCCAGCGCTCCATCGCGCCCGAGTTCATCGAGCAGCTGCGCCGGCGGGCCGCGAGGATCCGGGTCGGCGATCCGATGGACCCGAAGACCCATATGGGCCCCCTCGCCTCGCAG
This region of Streptomyces caelestis genomic DNA includes:
- a CDS encoding aldehyde dehydrogenase family protein is translated as MSTHSVTPVRELPFIGGAPREPHSSATFEAVNPANGEILAHVADCDAVDVDRAVSVAGAAQREWMSWDAGRRIAVLLRWADAVEQQRAELGETDTRNMGRVLREALGDGAASARMIRYWAGQVDRMTGHQVPANSGHLSYTTREPLGVIGVIMPWNGPVGSFCSRVAPAIACGNAAVVKPSEMSPLSALRLAALLSEAGAPEGLVNVVTGGGVTGAAVAEHPGIGGVTFTGSVPTGRRIAHAAAETFKKTVLELGGKSPNIVFEDADLDAAGRGALWGVFNNAGQVCVAGTRLLVQRSIAPEFIEQLRRRAARIRVGDPMDPKTHMGPLASQQQFERVSNYLRIARDEGARVLSGGGTPKDTHPEGLFVEPTVLTEVSQSMRVAREEIFGPILSVLVFDDEDEAVALANDVEYGLSANIWTRDLGRMHRMAGLVQAGTIWGNTMRLHHPGLWFGGIKASGQGSAYAEGAIEGSTRVRRVTIRFDEAAPTPAWGDLDGD